A region of Sugiyamaella lignohabitans strain CBS 10342 chromosome A, complete sequence DNA encodes the following proteins:
- the PCL1 gene encoding Pcl1p (Cyclin, interacts with cyclin-dependent kinase Pho85p; member of the Pcl1,2-like subfamily, involved in the regulation of polarized growth and morphogenesis and progression through the cell cycle; is ubiquitinated by Dma1p; phosphorylation by Pho85p targets it for degradation; localizes to sites of polarized cell growth; GO_component: GO:0000307 - cyclin-dependent protein kinase holoenzyme complex [Evidence IPI] [PMID 7973730]; GO_component: GO:0005737 - cytoplasm [Evidence IEA,IEA]; GO_component: GO:0000131 - incipient cellular bud site [Evidence IDA] [PMID 14688790]; GO_component: GO:0005634 - nucleus [Evidence IEA,IEA]; GO_component: GO:0005634 - nucleus [Evidence IDA] [PMID 14688790]; GO_function: GO:0016538 - cyclin-dependent protein serine/threonine kinase regulator activity [Evidence IDA] [PMID 7973730]; GO_function: GO:0019901 - protein kinase binding [Evidence IEA]; GO_process: GO:0007049 - cell cycle [Evidence IEA]; GO_process: GO:0051301 - cell division [Evidence IEA]; GO_process: GO:0016239 - positive regulation of macroautophagy [Evidence IMP] [PMID 20417603]; GO_process: GO:0051726 - regulation of cell cycle [Evidence IEA]; GO_process: GO:0000079 - regulation of cyclin-dependent protein serine/threonine kinase activity [Evidence IEA]; GO_process: GO:0000079 - regulation of cyclin-dependent protein serine/threonine kinase activity [Evidence IDA] [PMID 7973730]; GO_process: GO:0032878 - regulation of establishment or maintenance of cell polarity [Evidence IGI,IPI] [PMID 17853895]; GO_process: GO:0031106 - septin ring organization [Evidence IGI] [PMID 19458192]) has translation MTDKQALDVFIRQPVNQSMINYLASTTLTVIKCDPPTPTSMPISPPPSPGSGSNVPLPTLNSFITTLVQKSNVQTPTLMTTLVYLARLRQKLPSMAKGMACTCHRIFLACLIMAAKNLNDSSPKNKYWAKYTLGLFNIAEVNLMEKQLLYLLDWDLRVRSSDLYTHFAPFLRPIKDNLKQKMALQHAQQAAHHHVAHHHHHSHQSQMHVAPSYSPYYETPSNPYNNVSSSHHAYNTPPVSPYRRMPTSSSSSSVSSASSAAHMYQHHQSHAQYYQAVPPLSTSSSASSLSTTSSSYSAGSSSPSPILSMPSPTTMGVGYALSPSDYTRSLTASKKPAPRLGGSTKNRLRFWSRSNQGNDYYSYMDDSVRAV, from the coding sequence ATGACAGACAAACAGGCTTTGGACGTCTTTATTAGACAGCCCGTCAACCAGTCGATGATCAACTATCTGGCCTCGACTACTTTAACAGTGATCAAATGCGACCCTCCTACTCCCACCTCGATGCCCATTTCCCCACCTCCCTCGCCTGGCTCGGGTTCTAATGTCCCTCTGCCAACACTCAACTCATTCATCACTACCCTGGTTCAAAAGTCTAATGTCCAGACTCCTACTCTGATGACCACACTCGTTTACTTGGCACGTCTGCGCCAGAAACTGCCTTCTATGGCCAAGGGAATGGCATGTACCTGCCACCGAATCTTCTTAGCATGTCTAATTATGGCTGCTAAGAATCTGAATGATTCGTCTCCCAAGAACAAGTACTGGGCCAAGTACACTCTTGGACTGTTTAACATTGCAGAGGTGAATCTCATGGAGAAGCAACTTCTGTATCTGCTGGACTGGGATCTTAGAGTACGTTCTTCGGATTTGTACACCCATTTCGCACCCTTTCTGCGACCTATTAAGGACAATCTCAAGCAAAAGATGGCCTTGCAACATGCCCAGCAAGCTGCTCATCACCATGTGgctcaccatcaccaccactcTCACCAGTCACAAATGCATGTTGCTCCCAGCTACTCGCCATATTATGAGACACCATCGAACCCATACAACAATGTGTCATCATCTCATCACGCATACAACACACCACCAGTGAGTCCGTACCGACGAATGCCCACCAGCTCATCGAGCTCGTCGGTTTCATCTGCCTCGTCGGCCGCTCACATgtaccaacaccaccaatcGCATGCACAATACTACCAAGCAGTGCCTCCACTGTCGacatcgtcatcagcatcttcgCTATCCACCACATCGTCTTCATATTCAGCTGGCtcgtcatcaccatcgCCCATTCTGTCGATGCCCAGCCCAACCACCATGGGCGTTGGCTACGCCCTGTCGCCTTCCGACTACACTCGCTCATTAACTGCATCCAAGAAACCTGCTCCTCGACTCGGCGGTTCCACAAAGAACAGGCTACGATTCTGGTCGCGGTCCAACCAAGGCAACGACTACTACTCGTACATGGACGACAGCGTCCGTGCTGTATAA